One Caretta caretta isolate rCarCar2 chromosome 24, rCarCar1.hap1, whole genome shotgun sequence genomic region harbors:
- the LOC125625592 gene encoding phospholipase A2 inhibitor NAI isoform X1 translates to MGDSVCGSAGGLSGRRPAKRTSGRGVIVKGRCHPNVRPKKKSRSHLTESKGASHESPSVINPLAGDLAASQTPAPISCFPITMEASLAVCILAALLATGSCLQCEVCAGQGTSCMGAMQTCPAGQESCAIARTVTTLAGVNTQSIHKHCVTSSQCKAGHVSMNFGKGMTTRTSIACCMGDTCKATIVIVPPADPKPNGRSCRGCYSLTSEQCREETIQCTGSETQCLDTAGTITSAGGNPVRMVMKGCVSQSICDHLQVGSGTVAGIRANLTMAKCTTVSVVGAAPGPAGLLLSALAGLLLLTLLS, encoded by the exons ATGGGGGACAGCGTGTGCGGCTCAGCCGGAGGGCTGAGCGGCCGAAGACCAGCCAAGAGAACCAGCGGCAGGGGGGTGATCGTGAAAGGTAGATGCCACCCTAATgtaagaccaaaaaagaaaagcaggtcACACCTAACCGAGAGCAAGGGAGCCAGCCATGAGAG CCCCTCTGTGATCAATCCCCTGGCTGGAGATTTGGCTGCATCACAGACCCCAGCGCCGATCTCCTGCTTCCCCATCACCATGGAAGCTTCTCTTGCCGTCTGCATCCTCGCTGCTCTCCTGGCGACGG ggtCCTGCCTGCAGTGTGAGGTTTGTGCAGGCCAAGGAACCAGCTGCATGGGCGCCATGCAGACttgcccagctgggcaggagtcTTGCGCCATCGCTCGGACAGTAACCACATTGG CGGGAGTGAACACCCAGAGCATTCACAAGCACTGTGTGACGTCCAGCCAATGTAAAGCTGGCCACGTCTCGATGAATTTTGGGAAGGGAATGACAACAAGGACGAGCATCGCCTGCTGCATGGGAGACACCTGCAAAGCAACCATTGTTATAG TGCCCCCGGCCGACCCCAAACCCAATGGCCGGAGCTGCCGGGGCTGCTACTCTCTGACCTCTGAGCAATGCCGTGAAGAGACCATACAGTGCACTGGATCCGAGACCCAGTGTCTTGACACTGCTGGGACCATAACATCTG CAGGTGGAAACCCAGTGCGGATGGTGATGAAGGGCTGCGTTTCCCAGTCCATCTGCGACCACCTACAAGTGGGTTCGGGGACCGTCGCAGGGATCCGTGCAAATCTAACCATGGCCAAATGCACAACGGTCTCCGTGGTGGGCGCGGCTCCGGGACCAGCCGGGCTCCTCCTCTCAGCCCTCGCTGGGCTCCTCCTGCTGACGCTTCTCTCCTGA
- the LOC125625592 gene encoding phospholipase A2 inhibitor NAI isoform X2: MGDSVCGSAGGLSGRRPAKRTSGRGVIVKGRCHPNVRPKKKSRSHLTESKGASHESPSVINPLAGDLAASQTPAPISCFPITMEASLAVCILAALLATGSCLQCEVCAGQGTSCMGAMQTCPAGQESCAIARTVTTLAGVNTQSIHKHCVTSSQCKAGHVSMNFGKGMTTRTSIACCMGDTCKATIVIVPPADPKPNGRSCRGCYSLTSEQCREETIQCTGSETQCLDTAGTITSGGNPVRMVMKGCVSQSICDHLQVGSGTVAGIRANLTMAKCTTVSVVGAAPGPAGLLLSALAGLLLLTLLS; encoded by the exons ATGGGGGACAGCGTGTGCGGCTCAGCCGGAGGGCTGAGCGGCCGAAGACCAGCCAAGAGAACCAGCGGCAGGGGGGTGATCGTGAAAGGTAGATGCCACCCTAATgtaagaccaaaaaagaaaagcaggtcACACCTAACCGAGAGCAAGGGAGCCAGCCATGAGAG CCCCTCTGTGATCAATCCCCTGGCTGGAGATTTGGCTGCATCACAGACCCCAGCGCCGATCTCCTGCTTCCCCATCACCATGGAAGCTTCTCTTGCCGTCTGCATCCTCGCTGCTCTCCTGGCGACGG ggtCCTGCCTGCAGTGTGAGGTTTGTGCAGGCCAAGGAACCAGCTGCATGGGCGCCATGCAGACttgcccagctgggcaggagtcTTGCGCCATCGCTCGGACAGTAACCACATTGG CGGGAGTGAACACCCAGAGCATTCACAAGCACTGTGTGACGTCCAGCCAATGTAAAGCTGGCCACGTCTCGATGAATTTTGGGAAGGGAATGACAACAAGGACGAGCATCGCCTGCTGCATGGGAGACACCTGCAAAGCAACCATTGTTATAG TGCCCCCGGCCGACCCCAAACCCAATGGCCGGAGCTGCCGGGGCTGCTACTCTCTGACCTCTGAGCAATGCCGTGAAGAGACCATACAGTGCACTGGATCCGAGACCCAGTGTCTTGACACTGCTGGGACCATAACATCTG GTGGAAACCCAGTGCGGATGGTGATGAAGGGCTGCGTTTCCCAGTCCATCTGCGACCACCTACAAGTGGGTTCGGGGACCGTCGCAGGGATCCGTGCAAATCTAACCATGGCCAAATGCACAACGGTCTCCGTGGTGGGCGCGGCTCCGGGACCAGCCGGGCTCCTCCTCTCAGCCCTCGCTGGGCTCCTCCTGCTGACGCTTCTCTCCTGA